The following coding sequences lie in one Cherax quadricarinatus isolate ZL_2023a chromosome 8, ASM3850222v1, whole genome shotgun sequence genomic window:
- the LOC138852435 gene encoding uncharacterized PE-PGRS family protein PE_PGRS20-like — protein sequence MKVLLFIVLLGVSIADKPPPTSYGAPNGGFGNGFGASNGAPSNGYTAPGSNGFGATHINGNGAPSGNGFGRSSGNGFAGAPSNGYGAPPSNRYGPPTGSNGLNQELVALEENIPGGGVPGEDYPVLSSPPDTGFSCDDQAVPGYYADTAPDASCQVFHICQDRALRRQKDSFLCPNGTIFNQQYLVCDWWFNVDCSQAENFYSVNEQIGVVPSAGYGYGPIANGITNGIVNGNGNDYNGNGRNGNGGNGNGRNGNNGYGLNENGKNGNGGNNGARGYATNGNGGSNGANGNGARGYATNGNGRNGNGGRNGANGYGSNGNGRNGNGGSNGASRYATNGNGGSNGANGNGASRYATNGNGGNNGANGNGASGYATNGNRGSNGANGYATNGNGINSNGGNNGVNGYRPNGNGINGNGYIKGAISNGATAYRTNGNGAGNGANGNGASAYETNGNGAGNGANGNGASAYGTNGNGAGNGAYGNGASAYGTNGNGAGNGANGNGASAYGTNGNGVGNGATGNGNGASNGYTAPAPPSTSYGTPF from the exons ATGAAGGTTCTTCTGTTCATTG TACTTCTAGGTGTGTCCATTGCTGACAAGCCTCCACCTACAAGTTACGGAGCTCCAAATGGAGGTTTCGGTAATGGGTTTGGTGCCTCAAATGGAGCCCCGAGTAATGGTTACACAGCTCCAGGAAGCAATGGCTTTGGAGCGACTCACATCAATGGAAATGGAGCTCCATCGGGCAATGGATTTGGACGCTCGTCAGGTAATGGGTTCGCAGGTGCTCCAAGCAATGGATATGGAGCTCCCCCAAGTAACAGGTATGGTCCCCCAACAGGTTCTAATGGACTAAATCAGGAACTGGTTGCTCTGGAGGAGAACATTCCCGGAGGCGGCGTCCCCGGTGAAGACTACCCAGTCTTGTCTTCTCCACCAGACACTGGCTTCTCTTGTGATGACCAGGCAGTGCCTGGTTATTATGCTGACACCGCTCCTGATGCCAGCTGCCAGGTGTTCCACATTTGCCAGGACCGTGCCCTCAGACGCCAGAAGGACTCATTCCTGTGCCCCAATGGTACCATCTTCAACCagcagtacctggtgtgtgaCTGGTGGTTCAACGTGGACTGTTCTCAGGCTGAGAACTTTTACTCCGTCAACGAACAGATTGGTGTTGTTCCCAGTGCTGGCTATGGTTATGGCCCCATTGCTAACGGTATTACCAATGGAATTGTTAATGGGAATGGTAATGATTATAATGGAAATGGAAGAAACGGGAACGGTGGGAATGGTAATGGTAGGAATGGAAACAATGGCTATGGATTGAATGAAAATGGAAAGAACGGAAATGGAGGTAATAATGGTGCCAGAGGTTATGCAACCAATGGAAATGGAGGTAGTAATGGTGCTAATGGTAATGGTGCCAGAGGTTATGCAACCAATGGAAACGGAAGGAATGGAAATGGAGGCAGAAATGGTGCCAATGGCTATGGATCCAATGGAAATGGAAGGAACGGAAATGGAGGTAGCAATGGTGCCAGTCGTTATGCAACCAATGGAAATGGAGGTAGTAATGGTGCTAATGGTAATGGTGCCAGTCGTTATGCAACCAATGGAAATGGAGGTAATAATGGTGCTAATGGTAATGGTGCTAGTGGTTATGCAACCAATGGAAATAGAGGTAGTAATGGTGCCAATGGTTATGCAACCAATGGAAATGGAATTAATAGCAATGGAGGCAATAATGGTGTCAATGGCTATAGACCCAACGGAAATGGAATTAACGGAAATGGTTACATTAAAGGTGCCATTAGTAATGGCGCTACTGCTTATAGAACCAATGGAAATGGTGCTGGTAACGGTGCCAATGGTAATGGTGCCAGTGCCTATGAAACCAATGGGAATGGTGCTGGTAATGGTGCCAATGGTAATGGCGCTAGTGCTTATGGAACCAATGGAAATGGTGCTGGGAACGGTGCCTATGGTAATGGCGCTAGTGCTTATGGAACCAATGGAAATGGTGCTGGTAACGGTGCCAATGGTAATGGCGCTAGTGCTTATGGAACCAATGGGAATGGTGTTGGTAACGGTGCCACTGGTAACGGAAATGGTGCCAGCAATGGATATACCGCCCCAGCTCCCCCCTCCACTTCCTATGGAACTCCATTCTAA
- the LOC138852436 gene encoding uncharacterized PE-PGRS family protein PE_PGRS20-like, which yields MKVLLFIVLLGVSIADKPPPTSYGAPNGGFGNGFGASNGAPSNGYTAPGSNGFGATHINGNGAPSGNGFGRSSGNGFAGAPSNGYGAPPSNRYGPPTGSNGLDQELVALEENIPGGGVPGEDYPVLSSPPDTGFSCDDQAVPGYYADTAPDASCQVFHICQDRALRRQKDSFLCPNGTIFNQQYLVCDWWFNVDCSQAENFYSVNEQIGVVPSAAYGYGPIANGITNGIVNGNGNDYNGNGRNGNGGNGNGRNGNNGYGLDENGKNGNGGNNGASGYATNGNGGSNGANGNGARGYATNGNGRNGNGGRNGANGYGSNGNGRNGNGGSNGASRYATNGNGGSNGANGNGASRYATNGNGGSNGANGNGASGYATNGNRGSNGANGYATNGNGINSNGGNNGVNGYRPNGNGINGNGDIKGAISNGATAYRTNGNGAGNGANGNGASAYATNGNGAGNGANGNGASAYGTNGNGAGNGAYGNGASAYGTNGNGAGNGANGSGASAYGTNGNGVGNGATGNGNGASNGYTAPAPPSTSYGTPF from the exons ATGAAGGTTCTTCTGTTCATTG TACTTCTAGGTGTGTCCATTGCTGACAAGCCTCCACCTACAAGTTACGGAGCTCCAAATGGAGGTTTCGGTAATGGGTTTGGTGCCTCAAATGGAGCCCCGAGTAATGGTTACACAGCTCCAGGAAGCAATGGCTTTGGAGCGACTCACATCAATGGAAATGGAGCTCCATCGGGCAATGGATTTGGACGCTCGTCAGGTAATGGGTTCGCAGGTGCTCCAAGCAATGGATATGGAGCTCCCCCAAGTAACAGGTATGGTCCCCCAACAGGTTCTAATGGACTAGATCAGGAACTGGTTGCTCTGGAGGAGAACATTCCCGGAGGCGGCGTCCCCGGTGAAGACTACCCAGTCTTGTCTTCTCCACCAGACACTGGCTTCTCTTGTGATGACCAGGCAGTGCCTGGTTATTATGCTGACACCGCTCCTGATGCCAGCTGCCAGGTGTTCCACATTTGCCAGGACCGTGCCCTCAGACGCCAGAAGGACTCATTCCTGTGCCCCAATGGTACCATCTTCAACCagcagtacctggtgtgtgaCTGGTGGTTCAACGTAGACTGTTCTCAGGCTGAGAACTTTTACTCCGTCAACGAACAGATTGGTGTTGTTCCCAGTGCTGCCTATGGTTATGGCCCCATTGCTAACGGTATTACCAATGGAATTGTTAATGGGAATGGTAATGATTATAATGGAAATGGAAGAAACGGGAACGGTGGGAATGGTAATGGTAGGAATGGAAACAATGGCTATGGATTGGATGAAAATGGAAAGAACGGAAATGGAGGTAATAATGGTGCCAGTGGTTATGCAACCAATGGAAATGGAGGTAGTAATGGTGCTAATGGTAATGGTGCCAGAGGTTATGCAACCAATGGAAACGGAAGGAATGGAAATGGAGGCAGAAATGGTGCCAATGGCTATGGATCCAATGGAAATGGAAGGAACGGAAATGGAGGTAGTAATGGTGCCAGTCGTTATGCAACCAATGGAAATGGAGGTAGTAATGGTGCTAATGGTAATGGTGCCAGTCGTTATGCAACCAATGGAAATGGAGGTAGTAATGGTGCTAATGGTAATGGTGCTAGTGGTTATGCAACCAATGGAAATAGAGGTAGTAATGGTGCCAATGGTTATGCAACCAATGGAAATGGAATTAATAGCAATGGAGGCAATAATGGTGTCAATGGCTATAGACCCAACGGAAATGGAATTAACGGAAATGGAGACATTAAAGGTGCCATTAGTAATGGCGCTACTGCTTATAGAACCAATGGAAATGGTGCTGGTAACGGTGCCAATGGTAATGGTGCCAGTGCCTATGCAACCAATGGGAATGGTGCTGGTAATGGTGCCAATGGTAATGGCGCTAGTGCTTATGGAACCAATGGAAATGGTGCTGGGAACGGTGCCTATGGTAATGGCGCTAGTGCTTATGGAACCAATGGAAATGGTGCTGGTAACGGTGCCAATGGTAGTGGCGCTAGTGCTTATGGAACCAATGGGAATGGTGTTGGTAACGGTGCCACTGGTAACGGAAATGGTGCCAGCAATGGATATACCGCCCCAGCTCCCCCCTCCACTTCCTATGGAACTCCATTCTAA
- the LOC138852431 gene encoding PE-PGRS family protein PE_PGRS5-like, with amino-acid sequence MKVLLFIVLLGVSIADKPPPTSYGAPNGGFGNGFGDSNGAPSNGYTAPGNPPSNRYGPLTGSYGLDQELVALEENIPGGGVPGEDYPVLSSPPDTGFSCDDQAVPGYYADTAPDASCQVFHICQDRALRRQKDSFLCPNGTIFNQQYLVCDWWFNVDCSQAENFYSVNEQIGVVPSAGYGYGPIANGITNGIVNGNGNGYNGNGSNGNGRNGNGGNGNGRNGNNGNGSNGNGKYGNGGNNGASGYATNGNRVSNGANGNGAKGHATNGNGGSNGANGYATNGNGINGNGGSNGASRYATNGNGGSNGANGNGASRYATNGNGGSNGANGNGASRYATNGNGGSNDANGYATNGNGINGNGGNNGVNGYRPNRNGINGSGGIKSANGNGGSAYRTNGNGAGNGANFNGASAYATNGNGAGNSANGNGASAYRTKGNVAGNGANGNGASAYVTNGNGAGNSANGNGASAYRSNGNGAGNGANGNGASAYKTNGNGAGNGANGNGASAYATNGNGAGNSANGNGASAYRSNGNGAGNGAYGNGASAYGTNGNGAGNGANGNGASAYRTNGNGAGNGANGNGASAYGTNGNGAGNGANGNGASAYKTNGNGAGNGANGNGASAYATNGNGAGNSANGNGASAYRTNGNVAGNGAYGNGASAYGTNGNGAGNGANGNGASAYGTNGNGAGNDANGNGASTYGTNGNGAGKGANGNAASAYGVNGNGAGNGANDNGASAYGTNGNGAGNGANGNGNGASYGYTAPAPPSTSYGTPF; translated from the exons ATGAAGGTTCTTCTGTTCATTG TACTTCTAGGTGTGTCCATTGCTGACAAGCCTCCGCCTACAAGTTACGGAGCTCCAAATGGAGGTTTCGGTAATGGGTTTGGTGACTCAAATGGAGCCCCGAGTAATGGTTACACAGCTCCAGGAA ATCCTCCAAGTAACAGGTATGGTCCCCTAACAGGTTCTTATGGACTAGATCAGGAACTGGTTGCTCTGGAGGAGAACATTCCCGGAGGCGGCGTCCCCGGTGAAGACTACCCAGTCTTGTCTTCTCCACCAGACACAGGCTTCTCTTGTGATGACCAGGCAGTGCCTGGTTATTACGCTGACACTGCCCCTGATGCCAGCTGCCAGGTGTTCCACATTTGCCAGGACCGTGCCCTCAGACGCCAGAAGGACTCATTCCTGTGCCCCAATGGTACCATCTTCAACcaacagtacctggtgtgtgacTGGTGGTTCAACGTAGACTGTTCTCAGGCTGAGAACTTTTACTCCGTCAACGAACAGATTGGTGTTGTTCCCAGTGCTGGCTATGGTTATGGCCCCATTGCTAATGGTATTACCAATGGAATTGTTAACGGGAATGGTAATGGTTATAATGGAAATGGATCCAACGGAAATGGAAGAAATGGGAACGGTGGGAATGGTAATGGTAGGAATGGAAACAATGGCAATGGATCCAACGGAAATGGAAAGTACGGAAATGGAGGTAATAATGGTGCCAGTGGTTATGCAACCAATGGAAATAGAGTTAGTAATGGTGCTAATGGTAATGGTGCCAAAGGTCATGCAACCAATGGAAATGGAGGTAGTAATGGTGCCAATGGTTATGCAACCAATGGAAATGGAATTAATGGCAATGGAGGTAGTAATGGTGCCAGTCGTTATGCAACCAATGGAAATGGAGGTAGTAATGGTGCTAATGGTAATGGTGCCAGTCGTTATGCAACCAATGGAAATGGAGGTAGTAATGGTGCTAATGGTAATGGGGCCAGTCGTTATGCAACCAATGGAAATGGAGGTAGTAATGATGCCAATGGTTATGCAACAAATGGAAATGGAATTAATGGCAATGGAGGCAATAATGGTGTCAATGGCTATAGACCCAACCGAAATGGAATTAACGGAAGTGGAGGCATTAAAAGTGCCAATGGTAATGGCGGTAGTGCTTATAGAACCAATGGAAATGGTGCTGGTAACGGTGCCAATTTTAATGGTGCCAGTGCCTATGCAACCAATGGGAATGGTGCTGGTAACAGTGCCAATGGTAATGGCGCTAGTGCTTATAGAACCAAGGGAAATGTTGCTGGCAACGGTGCCAATGGTAATGGTGCCAGTGCCTATGTAACCAATGGGAATGGTGCTGGTAACAGTGCCAATGGTAATGGCGCTAGTGCTTATAGAAGCAATGGAAATGGTGCTGGTAACGGTGCCAATGGTAATGGCGCTAGTGCTTATAAAACCAATGGAAATGGTGCTGGTAACGGTGCCAATGGTAATGGTGCCAGTGCCTATGCAACCAATGGGAATGGTGCTGGTAACAGTGCCAATGGTAATGGCGCTAGTGCTTATAGAAGCAATGGAAATGGTGCTGGTAACGGTGCCTATGGTAATGGCGCTAGTGCTTATGGAACCAATGGAAATGGTGCTGGTAACGGTGCCAATGGTAATGGCGCTAGTGCTTATAGAACCAATGGAAATGGCGCTGGTAACGGTGCCAATGGTAATGGCGCTAGTGCTTATGGAACCAATGGAAATGGTGCTGGTAACGGTGCCAATGGTAATGGCGCTAGTGCTTATAAAACCAATGGAAATGGTGCTGGTAACGGTGCCAATGGTAATGGTGCCAGTGCCTATGCAACCAATGGGAATGGTGCTGGTAACAGTGCCAATGGTAATGGCGCTAGTGCTTATAGAACCAATGGAAATGTTGCTGGTAACGGTGCATATGGCAATGGCGCTAGTGCTTATGGAACCAATGGAAATGGTGCTGGTAACGGTGCCAATGGTAATGGCGCTAGTGCTTATGGAACCAATGGAAATGGTGCTGGTAACGATGCCAATGGTAATGGCGCTAGTACATATGGAACCAATGGAAATGGCGCTGGTAAAGGTGCCAATGGTAATGCCGCTAGTGCTTATGGAGTCAATGGGAATGGTGCTGGTAACGGTGCCAATGACAATGGCGCTAGTGCTTATGGAACCAATGGGAATGGTGCTGGTAACGGTGCCAATGGTAACGGAAATGGTGCCAGCTATGGATATACCGCCCCAGCTCCTCCCTCCACTTCCTACGGAACTCCATTCTAA